A window of Ipomoea triloba cultivar NCNSP0323 chromosome 2, ASM357664v1 contains these coding sequences:
- the LOC116010938 gene encoding proline-rich extensin-like protein EPR1, with protein sequence MTAKVFLLCLSLLLFQTSAELVSSKDDGSVENPDSLRFWYPHPSFKPLRPRLHPRLPRTKWPFPNPPLPSWLPKTKFPHPPLPYWLPKTKFPHPPLPSWLPKTKWPAFPHPPLPSWVPKNKWHFPTLPSGGSNWPWLPHGPQHSTKTICPSTPAVIESCMKEQGNGGYKFSTECCKSVAEIKDECSDELYVPVIKYQCMLESLNLS encoded by the coding sequence ATGACGGCTAAGGTGTTTCTCCTTTGTCTTTCTCTATTATTATTTCAGACTTCCGCTGAATTGGTGAGTTCTAAGGATGATGGATCAGTTGAAAATCCAGATTCTCTTAGATTTTGGTACCCACATCCTTCCTTTAAACCTCTAAGGCCTAGACTTCACCCTCGGCTGCCCAGAACCAAATGGCCATTCCCTAACCCTCCATTGCCTTCTTGGCTTCCTAAAACCAAATTCCCCCACCCTCCATTGCCCTATTGGCTTCCTAAAACCAAATTCCCTCACCCTCCATTGCCCTCTTGGCTGCCTAAAACCAAATGGCCAGCTTTCCCACACCCTCCATTGCCATCTTGGGTGCCAAAGAATAAATGGCATTTCCCAACACTCCCTTCAGGCGGTAGCAACTGGCCATGGCTACCACATGGTCCACAGCACAGCACCAAAACCATATGCCCTTCAACACCTGCAGTAATCGAGAGTTGCATGAAAGAGCAGGGCAATGGCGGCTACAAATTCTCCACAGAGTGTTGCAAGTCTGTTGCAGAGATCAAAGATGAATGCAGTGATGAGTTGTACGTTCCGGTGATCAAATATCAGTGCATGCTTGAATCGTTGAATCTGTcatag
- the LOC116011346 gene encoding CBL-interacting serine/threonine-protein kinase 5-like yields the protein MEEQAEASREEHHGHLNGGNGSIIFGKYEMGRLLGQGTFAKVYYGRNLETSESVAIKVLHKDHVKQEGMMEQIKREISVMRLAKHPNVVELKEVMATKQKIFFVMECVRGGELFAKVAKGKLEEDAARKYFQQLISAVDFCHSRGISHRDLKPENLLLDENGNLKVSDFGLSALPEQQRHDGLLHTRCGSPAYVAPEVLRKKGYDGANADIWSCGVILYVLLSGFLPFRDRNVVYMYTKVFKAEYDFPPWISPEAKRLISRILVVDPEKRITIPAIKRVPWFLKGLTPPISYSVQENEELDSLIKSKSSPPFYNAFELISSMSSGFDLSSLFESKRRRSGSLFTSKFSAPAILEKLESVCKKLNFRIECSKEFKVKMQRSTEGRKGKLSVTAEVFEVAPEVTVVEFSKSAGDTLEYRKFCEEDVRPALRDIVWTWQGEDNCQG from the coding sequence ATGGAAGAACAAGCAGAGGCATCGAGAGAAGAACACCACGGCCACCTTAATGGCGGAAACGGGAGCATTATTTTCGGGAAGTACGAGATGGGGAGGCTATTAGGCCAAGGGACTTTCGCCAAGGTTTACTACGGCAGAAACCTTGAAACCTCCGAGAGCGTGGCGATCAAGGTTTTACACAAAGACCACGTGAAGCAAGAGGGGATGATGGAGCAAATCAAGCGGGAAATCTCCGTGATGCGGCTGGCCAAACACCCCAACGTCGTGGAGCTCAAAGAAGTCATGGCGACCAAGCAGAAGATCTTCTTTGTCATGGAGTGCGTCCGAGGCGGAGAGCTGTTCGCTAAGGTTGCCAAGGGAAAGCTAGAGGAAGACGCGGCGAGGAAATACTTCCAGCAACTCATCAGCGCCGTGGATTTCTGTCACAGCCGTGGCATTTCCCACCGGGATTTGAAGCCGGAAAATCTGTTGTTGGACGAGAATGGGAACTTGAAGGTTTCCGATTTCGGGCTGTCGGCGTTGCCGGAACAGCAGCGGCACGACGGGCTGTTGCATACCCGGTGTGGATCTCCGGCGTATGTGGCGCCGGAAGTGTTGAGGAAGAAAGGGTACGACGGAGCAAACGCGGATATTTGGTCTTGTGGAGTTATTCTCTATGTTCTGCTCTCTGGGTTTCTTCCGTTCCGGGATCGGAACGTTGTGTATATGTACACAAAAGTGTTCAAAGCAGAATATGATTTTCCGCCATGGATTTCCCCTGAAGCTAAGAGATTAATTTCCAGGATTCTGGTGGTTGATCCAGAGAAAAGAATCACAATTCCGGCGATAAAGAGAGTCCCCTGGTTCCTCAAAGGTTTAACACCGCCAATCTCCTATTCTGTCCAAGAAAACGAGGAGTTAGATTCCTTAATCAAATCGAAATCTTCGCCGCCGTTCTATAACGCGTTTGAGCTCATATCATCCATGTCTTCCGGGTTCGACTTGTCCAGCCTATTCGAGAGCAAGCGGAGGAGATCGGGCTCGCTCTTCACCTCGAAATTCTCGGCTCCGGCGATCTTGGAGAAGCTAGAGTCGGTGTGCAAGAAGTTGAATTTCCGGATTGAGTGTTCGAAGGAGTTCAAGGTGAAGATGCAGCGGAGTACGGAGGGGCGAAAGGGGAAGCTGTCGGTGACCGCGGAGGTGTTCGAGGTGGCGCCGGAGGTGACGGTGGTGGAATTCTCAAAGTCCGCCGGCGACACGTTAGAGTATAGGAAGTTTTGCGAGGAAGATGTAAGGCCTGCGCTTAGAGACATCGTTTGGACATGGCAAGGTGAGGATAACTGCCAAGGCTAA